The Bombus pascuorum chromosome 11, iyBomPasc1.1, whole genome shotgun sequence genome has a window encoding:
- the LOC132911679 gene encoding membrane-associated protein Hem: MARPIVPSQQKLAEKLTILNDRGIGMLTRIYNIKKACGDAKSKPGFLSDKSLESSIKTIVRKFPNIDVKSLQTITNLRNEIIKSLSLYYYTFVDLLDFKDNVCELLTTMDACGVHMDITINFELTKGYLDLVVTYVSLMILLSQVEDRKAVLGLFNAAHEMVHSQSDPSFPRLGQMIMDYDAPLKKLSEEFVPHSKLLKTALTSLWPIYPERNLSADTWRADQKLSLVGSPGQILKAAATDTMSCETLSLDRIERWVILGFTLCHSFLNQEQPGKLWTTALESGWVLALFRDEVIYIHQYIQTFFESIKGYSKRVSEVKECYSQAVQKAGYRHRERRKFLRTALKELGLILTDQPGLLGPKALLVLMGLSHARDEILWLLRHGVNPPTQGKGKGRGGEDLVDRQLPELLFHCEELRALVKKYSQVLQRYYVQFLSGFDAPALDQMIQNLPVCPEDEGAILSDMCSKIASLTVKQVEDNELFDFRAFRLDWFRLQAYMSIAKCNMNLADNRELASFMDTVIFHTKMVDNLDEMLVETSDLSIFCFYSKVFEDQFHMCLEFPAQNRYIVAFPLICSHFQSCTHELCPEERHHIRERSLSVVNMFLDEMAKEAKNIITTICDEQCNMSDKLLPKHCALLISQVVNRKKKDKNKKNMYEIHKPGIESYRKTREELTTMDKLHMALTELCYAINYCPTINVWEYTFAPREYLHQHLESRFARALVGMVMYNSDTSEIAKPSELFVSVRSYMNVLQTVENYVHIDITRVFNNALLQQTQELDSHGDKTIAALYTQWYSDVLLRRVSAGNICYSSNQRAFVSLSVEGAIPFNAEEFSDINELRALAELIGPYGMKMLNENLMWHIASQVQQLKKLVAGNKDVLIALRTNFDKPEVMKEQFKRLQQVDNVLQRVTIIGVILSFRQLAQSALVDVLEERIPFLLSSILDFRHHLPSGDPMRVVSEMTSAAGLTCKVDPTLTAALRSQKSEVDEDEHLLVCLLMVFVAVSIPKLARNENSFYRASLEGHSNNIHCMATAINNIFGALFTICGQNDIEDRMKEFLALASSSLLRLGQEADKEAIKNRESVYLLLDQIVQESPFLTMDLLESCFPYALIRNAYHDVYKLEHSQP, from the coding sequence atGGCACGACCTATTGTACCTAGTCAACAAAAGTTAGCTGAGAAGCTAACTATTTTAAATGACAGAGGTATTGGGATGTTAACTCgcatttataacataaaaaagGCATGCGGTGATGCCAAATCAAAGCCTGGATTTCTTTCGGATAAAAGTTTAGAATCTTCTATCAAGACGATTGTCAGAAAGTTTCCTAATATTGATGTTAAGAGTTTGCAAACTATTACGAATCTTCGCAATGAGATTATTAAATCTTTAtctctatattattataccttTGTTGATTTGCTTGATTTCAAAGACAATGTTTGTGAGCTTTTAACTACAATGGATGCTTGTGGTGTTCATATGGacataacaataaattttgagTTAACAAAAGGTTATTTGGATCTTGTTGTTACATATGTCAGTTTAATGATACTTTTATCACAAGTAGAAGATCGCAAAGCGGTATTAGGTTTATTTAACGCAGCTCATGAAATGGTACACAGTCAATCTGATCCTAGCTTTCCTCGCTTGGGACAAATGATTATGGATTATGATGCTCCATTAAAAAAACTTTCAGAAGAATTTGTTCCTCATTCTAAATTGTTAAAGACTGCTCTCACTTCATTGTGGCCTATTTATCCTGAGAGAAATTTATCTGCGGATACATGGAGAGCAGATCAAAAGCTCAGCCTTGTTGGAAGTCCTGGACAAATACTTAAAGCAGCAGCAACAGACACTATGTCTTGTGAAACTTTGAGCTTAGATAGAATAGAAAGATGGGTTATTTTAGGTTTCACATTGTGTCATTCGTTTTTAAATCAGGAACAGCCCGGTAAATTATGGACCACGGCTTTAGAATCTGGTTGGGTATTAGCCTTGTTCAGAGATGaagttatttatatacatcaatacatacaaacattttttgaaAGTATAAAAGGGTATAGTAAACGGGTATCGGAAGTGAAAGAATGTTATAGTCAAGCGGTGCAAAAGGCTGGTTATAGACAcagggaaagaagaaaattcttaaGGACAGCACTGAAAGAGCTGGGTTTAATCTTAACTGACCAACCTGGTCTCTTAGGACCAAAAGCGCTCTTAGTTTTGATGGGACTCTCTCATGCGAGGGATGAAATTTTATGGCTTTTGCGACATGGCGTTAATCCTCCGACACAAGGAAAAGGTAAAGGAAGAGGAGGTGAGGATCTAGTGGATCGTCAATTGCCAGAATTACTGTTTCACTGCGAAGAATTAAGAGCATTAGTGAAGAAATATTCCCAAGTACTTCAAAGGTATTATGTGCAATTTTTGTCTGGATTTGATGCACCTGCTTTAGATCAAATGATACAAAACCTTCCAGTTTGCCCAGAAGATGAAGGAGCGATTCTTAGTGATATGTGTTCAAAGATAGCTAGTCTAACAGTCAAACAAGTGGAAGATAATGAACTGTTTGATTTTCGTGCATTCCGATTGGATTGGTTCAGATTGCAAGCATATATGTCTATTGCAAAGTGCAACATGAATTTAGCTGATAATAGAGAATTAGCATCTTTTATGGATACCGTAATATTTCATACGAAGATGGTGGATAATTTGGATGAAATGCTAGTTGAAACATCCGATTTATCTATCTTCTGTTTCTAcagcaaagtatttgaagatCAATTTCACATGTGTTTAGAATTTCCTGCTCAAAATAGATATATCGTTGCATTTCCTTTAATATGTAGTCATTTTCAAAGTTGTACGCACGAACTGTGTCCAGAAGAGCGTCATCATATTCGAGAACGAAGTTTATCTGTCGTTAATATGTTTTTAGACGAAATGGCCAAAGaagctaaaaatattattacgactATCTGTGATGAGCAGTGTAACATGAGCGATAAATTATTGCCAAAACACTGTgcattattaatttctcaggttgtaaatcgaaagaaaaaagataaaaataagaagaatatgTATGAAATTCATAAACCGGGTATAGAGAGTTACAGAAAAACCAGAGAAGAACTTACCACAATGGATAAACTTCACATGGCATTAACAGAGTTATGCTATGCCATTAATTATTGCCCTACTATCAATGTATGGGAATATACATTCGCGCCAAGAGAATACTTGCATCAACATTTAGAATCAAGATTTGCCAGAGCACTTGTTGGTATGGTCATGTACAATTCAGATACTAGTGAAATAGCTAAACCATCAGAATTATTTGTGAGTGTTAGATCTTACATGAATGTTCTTCAGACGGTTGAAAACTATGTGCATATAGATATTACACGTGTATTCAATAACGCACTTCTTCAACAAACTCAAGAATTAGATAGTCATGGTGATAAAACTATCGCTGCTTTATACACGCAATGGTATTCTGATGTTTTATTAAGGCGAGTTAGCGCcggaaatatttgttattctaGCAATCAAAGAGCATTTGTTAGTTTATCCGTAGAGGGAGCAATTCCTTTTAACGCAGAGGAATTTTCTGATATCAATGAATTGAGAGCACTAGCTGAACTAATTGGACCATATGGTATGAAGAtgttgaatgaaaatttgatgtGGCATATAGCAAGTCAAGTGCAACAGCTAAAGAAATTAGTTGCTGGCAATAAAGATGTTCTTATTGCTTTGCGAACAAATTTTGATAAACCAGAAGTAATGAAAGAACAATTTAAAAGGTTGCAGCAGGTAGATAATGTACTGCAACGAGTAACAATTATAGGTGTAATTCTAAGTTTCAGACAATTAGCCCAATCCGCATTGGTCGATGTCTTGGAAGAACGTATACCGTTTCTTTTAAGTTCGATTCTAGATTTCCGACATCATTTACCATCTGGTGATCCTATGCGTGTTGTTTCCGAAATGACTTCAGCCGCTGGTTTAACTTGCAAAGTTGATCCAACATTAACAGCAGCATTAAGGAGCCAAAAATCCGAAGTAGATGAAGATGAACATTTGCTCGTATGTTTGTTAATGGTTTTCGTCGCCGTTTCTATTCCGAAATTAGCTCGAAATGAGAATTCCTTTTATCGGGCATCCCTAGAGGGTCATTCTAACAACATACATTGCATGGCAActgcaataaataatatttttggtGCATTATTTACCATCTGTGGACAAAATGACATAGAAGATCGAATGAAGGAATTCCTTGCGTTGGCATCATCCAGTTTACTCAGACTAGGCCAAGAAGCAGACAAAGAGGCGATTAAAAATAGGGAATCCGTGTACCTTTTGTTGGACCAGATAGTTCAAGAATCACCATTTTTAACGATGGATCTGTTAGAAAGCTGCTTCCCATAtgcactaatacgtaacgcaTATCATGATGTATACAAGCTCGAACATTCGCAGCCATAA